Proteins from one Mycobacterium adipatum genomic window:
- the ripC gene encoding peptidoglycan hydrolase RipC: protein MRPHRTHRRNSGVQRSLVGALASLIVFGGALAAGVQADPAEDALAKLNELSHQAEIATENMHAAQLDLDNKLAAQRAAEEKHAADIAAVNAAKADLAKFQGAVDKMAAAQYMGGRTDGLDSMLTASSPQVLIDQLAVQRVMATEMSVQMQNFRDTNVRAAQAESASAQSAANAKTAAEQAAAVRADLQSKQSKLQVEIAVVKSQYEVLTPAQREALAAIPPMPAPAPAPAPEALPNNDPGVLAAPPEGIPPGDIAPPAAAPGSGPAAVAMQAALTRVGSPYSWGAEGPGAFDCSGLVKWAFQQAGIALPHSSYALAAGGQAVSTDQMQPGDVVSYYSDASHVGIYIGDGMMVHASTFGKPVVVAPVNNAPIYNVRRY from the coding sequence TTGAGGCCCCATCGCACACATCGACGCAACAGTGGCGTTCAACGATCCCTGGTCGGTGCGTTGGCGAGCCTCATCGTATTCGGTGGCGCCCTTGCCGCCGGTGTGCAGGCCGACCCGGCCGAGGACGCACTGGCAAAGCTCAACGAGCTGTCGCATCAAGCCGAGATCGCTACCGAGAACATGCATGCCGCGCAGCTTGACCTCGACAACAAGCTGGCCGCGCAGCGTGCAGCCGAAGAAAAGCACGCCGCCGACATCGCGGCGGTCAACGCCGCCAAGGCCGATCTGGCAAAGTTTCAGGGCGCCGTCGACAAGATGGCCGCCGCGCAGTACATGGGCGGGCGCACCGACGGTCTGGACTCCATGCTGACCGCGAGCTCCCCGCAGGTGTTGATCGACCAGCTGGCCGTGCAGCGCGTGATGGCCACCGAGATGTCGGTGCAGATGCAGAACTTCCGGGACACCAACGTGCGGGCCGCCCAGGCCGAATCGGCCTCCGCCCAGTCCGCGGCCAACGCCAAGACGGCCGCCGAGCAGGCCGCCGCGGTGCGCGCGGACCTGCAATCCAAGCAAAGCAAACTGCAGGTCGAGATCGCCGTCGTCAAGTCGCAGTACGAGGTGCTCACCCCGGCCCAGCGTGAGGCGCTGGCGGCCATCCCGCCGATGCCGGCCCCGGCTCCCGCGCCCGCCCCCGAAGCGTTGCCGAACAACGACCCCGGTGTACTGGCCGCGCCGCCCGAGGGCATCCCGCCCGGGGATATCGCCCCGCCGGCAGCCGCGCCGGGTTCCGGTCCGGCCGCGGTCGCCATGCAGGCGGCGCTGACCCGCGTCGGCTCGCCCTACTCGTGGGGGGCCGAGGGCCCCGGCGCCTTCGACTGCTCCGGCTTGGTGAAGTGGGCCTTCCAGCAGGCCGGCATCGCACTCCCGCATTCCAGTTATGCGCTGGCTGCCGGTGGGCAGGCCGTGTCGACCGACCAGATGCAGCCCGGCGACGTGGTGTCCTACTACTCCGATGCCTCACATGTCGGCATCTACATCGGCGACGGCATGATGGTGCACGCTTCGACCTTCGGTAAGCCCGTGGTGGTGGCCCCGGTCAACAACGCACCGATCTACAACGTGCGTCGCTACTGA
- a CDS encoding DUF664 domain-containing protein, translated as MPRTLTLGGLLKHLARAEAQRFGPDLDDSAMGEPWDTADWDADPDWDFTSAAHDTPAQLYSLWDGTVARSRARLTAALADGGLDQLVCIAWPDGQRASLRRSLCDLIEEYGRHTGHADLLREAVDGRVGEDPPLRWRPLPGGPN; from the coding sequence GTGCCTCGGACGCTGACACTCGGCGGGCTGCTCAAGCACCTCGCGCGCGCCGAGGCCCAGCGTTTCGGCCCCGACCTCGACGATTCGGCGATGGGCGAGCCGTGGGACACCGCCGACTGGGACGCCGACCCGGACTGGGATTTCACCTCGGCTGCCCACGACACCCCCGCGCAGCTCTACTCGCTGTGGGACGGCACCGTGGCGCGTTCCCGGGCCAGGCTGACCGCGGCGCTGGCCGACGGCGGCCTCGATCAACTGGTGTGCATCGCCTGGCCGGACGGGCAACGGGCGAGCCTGCGGCGCAGCCTGTGTGACCTCATCGAGGAATACGGACGGCACACCGGCCACGCCGATCTGCTGCGGGAGGCGGTGGACGGACGGGTCGGTGAGGACCCACCGTTGCGGTGGCGCCCGCTGCCGGGAGGACCGAACTAG
- the trpD gene encoding anthranilate phosphoribosyltransferase → MSSAQNASDSPITWPQILGRLTTHQDLVRGQAAWAMDQIMTGAATPAQISGFAVSMRMKRPTSAEVTELADTMLKHARRVPDSATGIDAVDIVGTGGDGSNTVNLSTMAAIVTAAAGVPVIKHGNRAASSLSGGADTLEALGVRIDLGPDEVARSVAEVGIAFAFAPQFHPSYRHASVVRREIGVPTVFNLLGPLTNPAAPRAGLFGCAWADLAEVMAGVFAARGASALVVHGDDGLDELTTTTTSTIWRVQAGTVERLTLDPAAFGFRRADMSELVGGDAEANAASVRAVLGGAKGPVRDAVVLNAAGAMVAHAGLSGDAQWVPAWQSGLSRAVEAIDSGAAERLLANWVRFTQKAAG, encoded by the coding sequence GTGTCATCCGCGCAGAACGCTTCCGACAGTCCGATCACGTGGCCGCAGATCCTCGGTCGCCTCACCACCCACCAGGATCTGGTGCGCGGGCAGGCGGCGTGGGCGATGGACCAGATCATGACCGGCGCGGCCACTCCCGCGCAGATCTCCGGTTTCGCGGTGTCGATGCGGATGAAGCGGCCGACGTCGGCGGAGGTCACCGAACTCGCCGACACCATGCTCAAGCACGCACGCCGGGTCCCCGACAGTGCGACCGGGATCGACGCCGTCGACATCGTCGGCACCGGCGGGGACGGTTCCAACACGGTGAACCTGTCCACCATGGCCGCGATCGTCACCGCCGCGGCCGGGGTACCGGTGATCAAGCACGGTAATCGGGCGGCGTCCTCGCTGTCCGGCGGCGCCGACACCCTGGAGGCGCTCGGGGTGCGCATCGACCTGGGCCCCGACGAGGTGGCGCGCAGCGTCGCCGAGGTGGGCATCGCCTTCGCGTTCGCGCCGCAGTTCCACCCCTCCTACCGGCATGCCTCGGTGGTGCGCCGGGAGATCGGTGTGCCGACGGTGTTCAATCTGCTCGGGCCGCTGACCAACCCGGCGGCTCCGCGCGCCGGGCTGTTCGGTTGCGCCTGGGCCGACCTGGCCGAGGTGATGGCCGGGGTGTTCGCCGCCCGCGGCGCCAGCGCGCTGGTGGTGCACGGCGACGACGGTCTCGATGAGCTGACCACCACGACCACCAGCACCATCTGGCGGGTGCAGGCCGGCACGGTCGAGCGGCTGACGCTCGATCCGGCGGCGTTCGGCTTCCGCCGCGCCGATATGAGCGAACTCGTCGGCGGCGATGCCGAGGCCAACGCGGCCTCGGTGCGCGCGGTGCTGGGGGGTGCCAAGGGGCCGGTGCGCGACGCGGTGGTCCTCAACGCCGCGGGCGCGATGGTCGCGCACGCCGGGTTGTCCGGTGACGCGCAATGGGTGCCGGCCTGGCAGTCCGGATTGTCCCGCGCGGTCGAGGCCATCGATTCCGGTGCCGCGGAACGGCTTCTGGCGAACTGGGTGCGCTTCACCCAGAAGGCGGCCGGCTGA
- a CDS encoding DUF2561 family protein: MLKDTEFARRTLSGPENLERILMAACAVIWLAALGAAVAATVSLVDLASGRGTVRAELSEASGSDTPWVLYTVIGISAAVIVVAIPLLVRARRQSGHRSFTPGSGSVVDDIAAIPPRDARRRQVEPVSDTPARGAAALPAVVDQVYARFGLSIACAVGAGTLAVGVATYLTAGDSGSAAVAFYIIAGIITVAMPVLPWFFLRELKNVVGTD; the protein is encoded by the coding sequence ATGCTCAAAGACACCGAGTTTGCTCGACGTACCCTGTCCGGTCCGGAGAACCTGGAGCGCATCCTGATGGCGGCGTGTGCCGTCATCTGGCTGGCAGCGCTGGGCGCCGCGGTGGCCGCCACCGTGTCGCTGGTGGACCTGGCCAGCGGCCGCGGCACCGTGCGCGCCGAACTCTCCGAGGCATCCGGTTCGGACACCCCCTGGGTGCTCTACACCGTGATCGGCATCTCGGCGGCCGTCATCGTGGTGGCGATCCCGCTGCTGGTGCGCGCCCGCCGGCAGAGCGGTCACCGGTCCTTCACCCCGGGCTCAGGCTCGGTTGTCGACGACATCGCCGCCATACCGCCCCGCGACGCCCGGCGCAGGCAGGTCGAACCCGTCTCGGACACCCCCGCCCGGGGGGCCGCCGCCCTGCCGGCGGTGGTCGACCAGGTGTACGCGCGCTTCGGGCTGTCGATCGCATGTGCCGTCGGGGCGGGCACGCTCGCCGTGGGTGTGGCCACCTACCTGACCGCCGGCGACAGCGGTAGCGCCGCGGTGGCGTTCTACATCATCGCCGGCATCATCACCGTGGCGATGCCGGTGCTGCCCTGGTTCTTCCTGCGCGAGTTGAAGAACGTGGTGGGCACCGACTAG
- a CDS encoding cytochrome c → MFSKSRSGKPATVKQRRLRRRLSAAVLLLLGLSVTGAVAATLTPTPQVAVADESQSALLRTGKQLFDTSCISCHGANLQGVPDRGPSLIGTGEAAVYFQVSTGRMPAMRGEAQAPRKEPVFDEHQIDALGAYVQANGGGPVVPREANGHIANESLLSGDVARGGDLFRLNCASCHNFTGKGGALSSGKYAPDLGEAAKVPAQVYTAMLTGPQNMPKFSDRQLSPEEKADIVTYVRQAANTPDPGGYGLGGFGPTTEGMAIWIIGIVAAVGMTLWIGARA, encoded by the coding sequence ATGTTCAGCAAGTCCCGCTCCGGGAAGCCGGCGACGGTCAAGCAGCGTCGCTTGCGTCGACGCCTGTCCGCAGCCGTGCTGCTGCTGCTCGGGCTGTCCGTGACCGGCGCCGTCGCGGCCACCTTGACCCCGACGCCTCAGGTCGCGGTCGCCGACGAATCACAGTCGGCGCTGCTGCGCACCGGCAAGCAGCTGTTCGACACCTCGTGCATCAGCTGCCACGGCGCCAACCTGCAGGGTGTGCCCGACCGCGGCCCCAGCCTGATCGGTACCGGCGAGGCCGCCGTGTACTTCCAGGTCTCCACCGGGCGGATGCCCGCGATGCGCGGTGAGGCCCAGGCCCCCCGCAAGGAGCCGGTCTTCGACGAGCATCAGATCGACGCGCTGGGCGCCTACGTCCAGGCCAACGGCGGCGGCCCCGTCGTGCCGCGAGAAGCCAACGGCCACATCGCGAACGAGTCCCTGCTCTCCGGTGACGTCGCCCGCGGTGGCGACCTCTTCCGGCTGAACTGCGCGTCCTGCCACAACTTCACCGGTAAGGGCGGAGCCCTGTCCTCCGGTAAGTACGCACCGGATCTCGGCGAAGCCGCCAAGGTTCCCGCGCAGGTGTACACCGCCATGCTCACCGGCCCGCAGAACATGCCGAAGTTCTCCGACCGCCAGCTCTCCCCCGAGGAGAAGGCCGACATCGTCACCTACGTGCGGCAGGCCGCCAACACGCCCGATCCCGGCGGTTACGGCCTCGGCGGGTTCGGCCCCACCACAGAGGGCATGGCCATCTGGATCATCGGGATCGTGGCGGCTGTCGGCATGACGTTGTGGATCGGAGCACGCGCATGA
- a CDS encoding DEDD exonuclease domain-containing protein, translating to MADLALADTTFVVVDLETTGGRANASTPGGNDHDAITEIGAVKIRGGVVLGELATLVDPGRSIPPQIVQLTGITSAMVHDAPRIETVLPAFLEFARGAVLVAHNAGFDIGFLRAAAQRLDITWPRPPVLCTVRLARRVLTRDEAPSVKLSALARLFSATTTPTHRALDDARATVDVLHGLIERVGNQGVHSYPELRAYLPDATAPQRRKRHLVNGVPARPGVYLFRGPSEEVLYIGTAVDLRRRVGQYFTGADPRTRMKEMVALATRVDHVECAHELEAGVRELRLLAAHAPPYNRRSKFPRRWWWITLTDEAFPRFSVVRAPRTSRMIGPFTSRADAVCAVDVLARGTGVRTCTARLSRSALHLCEERELSPCPATRGADMAGYAGAAQRAADLLDGVEDAAFRTVLTQIEALASLHRYETAARLRDHTAAAVQATWRGQRLQALAAVDELIAARPDGHGGWELAVIRHGQLASAGCARRGVPPMPVVEAITAAAQAILPQQAPLGGALVEETALLTRWLTGPGVRIVSCAGGYSSPIGSAARWADWAAAARSARLAAAQPDTRADDLDDRYGVHAPRRGRVRAG from the coding sequence ATGGCGGATCTGGCACTGGCCGACACCACGTTCGTCGTGGTGGACCTGGAGACCACCGGCGGCCGTGCCAACGCCAGCACACCCGGCGGGAACGACCATGACGCGATCACCGAGATCGGCGCGGTCAAGATCCGCGGCGGCGTGGTGCTCGGCGAGCTGGCCACCCTGGTCGACCCGGGCCGCAGCATCCCGCCGCAGATCGTTCAGTTGACCGGCATCACCTCGGCGATGGTCCACGACGCACCCCGCATCGAGACCGTGCTGCCCGCGTTCCTGGAGTTCGCCCGGGGCGCGGTGCTCGTCGCGCACAACGCCGGGTTCGATATCGGGTTCCTGCGGGCGGCGGCACAGCGACTCGACATCACCTGGCCTCGGCCGCCGGTGCTGTGCACGGTACGGCTGGCGCGGCGGGTGCTGACCCGCGACGAGGCGCCCAGCGTGAAACTGTCGGCACTGGCGCGGCTGTTCTCGGCCACCACCACCCCCACCCACCGCGCCCTCGACGATGCCCGCGCCACCGTCGACGTGCTGCACGGGCTCATCGAGCGGGTCGGGAACCAGGGTGTGCACAGCTATCCGGAGCTACGCGCCTACCTGCCCGATGCCACCGCCCCGCAGCGCCGAAAGCGGCACCTGGTCAACGGTGTCCCGGCCCGGCCCGGGGTGTACCTGTTCCGCGGGCCGTCCGAAGAGGTGCTCTACATCGGGACCGCGGTGGATCTCCGCCGCCGGGTGGGCCAGTACTTCACCGGGGCCGACCCACGGACCCGGATGAAGGAGATGGTGGCGCTGGCGACCCGCGTGGATCACGTGGAGTGCGCGCACGAACTGGAGGCCGGGGTGCGCGAACTCCGGCTGCTGGCCGCGCACGCCCCGCCCTACAACCGCAGGTCCAAATTCCCGCGCCGCTGGTGGTGGATCACCCTCACCGACGAGGCGTTTCCGCGTTTCTCGGTGGTGCGCGCGCCGCGCACTTCCCGCATGATCGGGCCGTTCACCTCCCGCGCGGACGCCGTCTGCGCGGTCGACGTCCTGGCCCGCGGCACCGGTGTGCGGACCTGCACCGCCCGGCTGTCGCGCAGCGCGCTCCACCTCTGCGAGGAGCGCGAACTCTCCCCCTGCCCCGCGACGCGCGGTGCCGATATGGCCGGCTACGCCGGCGCCGCGCAACGGGCCGCCGACCTGCTCGACGGCGTCGAGGATGCCGCGTTCAGGACGGTGCTCACCCAGATCGAGGCGCTGGCGAGCCTGCACCGTTACGAGACGGCGGCCCGGTTGCGCGATCACACCGCGGCCGCGGTGCAGGCCACCTGGCGGGGGCAGCGGCTGCAGGCCCTGGCCGCGGTGGACGAACTGATCGCGGCGCGTCCCGACGGGCACGGCGGCTGGGAACTGGCCGTCATCCGGCACGGACAGCTGGCCTCGGCCGGGTGTGCCCGGCGCGGCGTGCCACCGATGCCCGTCGTCGAGGCGATAACCGCTGCGGCGCAAGCGATCCTGCCCCAGCAGGCACCGCTGGGCGGTGCGCTGGTGGAGGAGACGGCACTGCTGACCCGATGGCTGACCGGACCGGGGGTCCGCATCGTCAGCTGCGCGGGCGGGTACAGCAGTCCGATCGGGTCGGCGGCGCGCTGGGCGGACTGGGCCGCCGCCGCACGCTCGGCCCGGCTGGCCGCCGCACAGCCCGACACCCGCGCCGACGACCTGGACGACCGGTACGGGGTACACGCACCGCGGCGCGGTCGCGTCAGAGCAGGCTGA
- a CDS encoding ubiquinol-cytochrome c reductase iron-sulfur subunit, protein MSGDVQGGDTSGRPVPGQPTDAELAEMSREELLALGGKLDGVEVVYKEPRWPVEGTKAEKRASRTVAYWLLFAGFSGLALLLVFLFWPWEYVPYGAEGERIYTLATPLYGLTFGLSILSIGVGAVLFQKKFIPEEITIQDRHDGASAEIHRKTIVANLTDALEGSTIKRRKLVGLSLGIGLGAFGLGTLVAFLGGLIKNPWKPVVQTAEGKKAVLWTSGWTPRFEGETIYLARATGIPGESPFVKMRPEDIDAGGMETVFPWRESDGDGVTVESSHHLFEVAMGVRNPVMLIRIKPQDMKKVVKRQGQESFNFGELFAYTKVCSHLGCPSSLYEQQTYRILCPCHQSQFDALHFARPIFGPAARALAQLPITIDKDGYLVANGDFIEPVGPAFWERKS, encoded by the coding sequence ATGAGCGGAGATGTTCAGGGCGGTGACACCTCGGGACGTCCGGTTCCGGGTCAGCCCACCGACGCCGAACTGGCGGAGATGTCGCGCGAGGAACTGCTCGCGCTCGGCGGCAAGCTCGACGGTGTCGAGGTTGTCTACAAGGAGCCGCGCTGGCCCGTCGAGGGCACCAAGGCCGAGAAGCGTGCCTCGCGCACCGTCGCGTACTGGCTGCTTTTCGCCGGCTTCTCCGGCCTGGCCCTGTTGCTGGTCTTCCTGTTCTGGCCGTGGGAGTACGTGCCCTACGGCGCCGAGGGTGAGCGGATCTACACGCTGGCCACCCCGCTGTACGGCCTGACGTTCGGCCTGTCGATCCTGTCGATCGGCGTCGGCGCGGTGCTCTTCCAGAAGAAGTTCATCCCCGAAGAGATCACCATCCAGGACCGCCACGACGGCGCCTCGGCGGAGATTCACCGCAAGACCATCGTCGCGAATCTGACCGACGCCCTTGAAGGTTCGACCATCAAGCGGCGCAAGCTGGTCGGTCTGTCGCTGGGCATCGGGCTGGGCGCGTTCGGCCTGGGCACCCTGGTCGCCTTCCTCGGTGGTCTGATCAAGAACCCGTGGAAGCCGGTCGTGCAGACGGCCGAGGGCAAGAAGGCCGTGCTCTGGACCTCGGGGTGGACCCCGCGTTTCGAGGGCGAGACCATCTACCTGGCCCGTGCCACCGGCATCCCCGGCGAATCGCCGTTCGTGAAGATGCGTCCCGAAGACATCGACGCCGGCGGTATGGAGACCGTGTTCCCGTGGCGTGAGTCCGACGGCGACGGGGTCACCGTGGAATCCAGCCACCACCTGTTCGAGGTGGCGATGGGTGTGCGCAACCCGGTGATGCTCATCCGCATCAAGCCGCAGGACATGAAGAAGGTCGTCAAGCGGCAGGGCCAGGAGAGCTTCAACTTCGGTGAGCTGTTCGCCTACACGAAGGTCTGCTCGCACCTGGGCTGCCCGTCCTCGCTGTACGAGCAGCAGACCTACCGCATTCTGTGCCCGTGCCACCAGTCGCAGTTCGATGCGCTGCACTTCGCACGGCCCATCTTCGGTCCGGCCGCACGTGCGCTGGCGCAGCTGCCTATTACCATCGACAAGGACGGCTATCTGGTCGCGAACGGCGACTTCATCGAACCCGTCGGACCGGCATTCTGGGAGCGCAAATCATGA
- a CDS encoding cytochrome b, producing MSPKLGDIAAAQGDAIDSRYHPSEAVRRGILNKVFPTHWSFLLGEIALYSFIILLITGVWLTLFFDPSMAHVTYEGVYQPLRGVQMSRAYESALEISFEVRGGLFVRQIHHWAALLFAASIMVHLARIFFTGAFRRPREANWVIGSLLLILAMFEGYFGYSLPDDLLSGTGLRAAFSSITLGMPVIGTWLHWALFGGDFPGEIIIPRLYALHILLIPGIMLALIGAHMALVWFQKHTQFPGPGRTEKNVVGVRVMPVFAVKSGAFFAMITGLLGLMGGLLQINPIWVLGPYKPSQISAGSQPDFYMMWTDGLARTWPAWEFYIGNYTIPQSVWVAVGMGLVFVLLSVYPFIERKLTGDNAHHNLLQRPRDAPTRTAVGAAAISFYILLTFMCMNDIIALKFHISLNATTWIGRIGMVVLPMVVYYITYRWAISLQRSDRAVLEHGIETGIITRLPHGAYIELHQPLGPVDDHGHPIPLEYQGAPLPKRMNKLGSGGAPGTGNFLFADPVEEHDALTEAAHSAEHRALAVLAEHQGTNGSNGSNGSNGHH from the coding sequence ATGAGTCCCAAGCTCGGAGACATCGCAGCGGCACAGGGCGATGCGATCGATTCGCGGTACCACCCCTCCGAGGCGGTGCGCCGCGGCATCCTGAACAAGGTCTTCCCCACGCACTGGTCGTTCCTGCTGGGTGAGATCGCGCTGTACAGCTTCATCATCCTGCTCATCACGGGTGTGTGGCTGACGCTGTTCTTCGATCCGTCGATGGCCCACGTGACCTACGAGGGCGTCTACCAACCGCTGCGCGGTGTGCAGATGTCGCGGGCCTACGAATCGGCCCTGGAGATCAGCTTCGAGGTACGTGGCGGCCTGTTCGTCCGCCAGATCCACCACTGGGCCGCGCTGCTGTTCGCGGCGTCGATCATGGTGCATCTGGCGCGCATCTTCTTCACCGGGGCGTTCCGGCGCCCCCGCGAGGCCAACTGGGTCATCGGCTCGCTGCTGCTGATCCTGGCAATGTTCGAGGGGTACTTCGGGTACTCGCTGCCCGACGATCTGCTCTCGGGCACCGGTCTGCGGGCCGCGTTCTCCTCGATCACCCTCGGCATGCCGGTCATCGGAACCTGGTTGCACTGGGCACTGTTCGGTGGCGACTTCCCCGGCGAGATCATCATCCCGCGCCTCTACGCGCTGCACATCCTGCTGATCCCCGGCATCATGCTGGCGCTCATCGGCGCCCACATGGCGCTGGTCTGGTTCCAGAAGCACACCCAGTTCCCCGGCCCGGGCCGGACCGAGAAGAACGTCGTCGGCGTGCGCGTCATGCCGGTCTTCGCGGTCAAGTCGGGTGCCTTCTTCGCCATGATCACCGGCCTGCTCGGGCTGATGGGCGGTCTGCTGCAGATCAACCCGATCTGGGTGCTCGGACCGTACAAGCCCTCGCAGATCTCGGCGGGCAGCCAGCCCGACTTCTACATGATGTGGACCGACGGGCTGGCACGTACCTGGCCGGCCTGGGAGTTCTACATCGGCAACTACACCATCCCGCAGTCGGTGTGGGTGGCCGTCGGCATGGGCCTGGTGTTCGTGCTGCTGTCGGTCTACCCGTTCATCGAACGCAAGCTCACCGGCGACAACGCACACCACAACCTGCTGCAGCGTCCGCGTGACGCACCGACGCGCACCGCGGTGGGCGCCGCGGCGATCTCGTTCTACATCCTGCTCACCTTCATGTGCATGAACGACATCATCGCGCTGAAGTTCCACATCTCGCTGAACGCGACCACCTGGATCGGCCGTATCGGCATGGTGGTGCTGCCGATGGTCGTCTACTACATCACCTACCGGTGGGCGATCAGCCTGCAGCGCAGTGACCGTGCGGTGCTGGAGCACGGTATCGAGACGGGCATCATCACGCGGCTTCCGCACGGTGCCTACATCGAGCTGCACCAGCCGCTCGGCCCGGTCGACGATCACGGGCATCCGATTCCGCTGGAATACCAGGGCGCGCCCCTGCCCAAGCGGATGAACAAGCTCGGATCCGGCGGCGCACCCGGCACCGGCAACTTCCTGTTCGCCGACCCGGTCGAAGAGCACGATGCGCTCACCGAGGCGGCGCACAGCGCCGAACACCGGGCGCTGGCGGTGCTCGCCGAGCATCAGGGCACCAACGGTTCCAACGGATCGAACGGGTCCAACGGACACCACTGA
- a CDS encoding MmpS family transport accessory protein encodes MSGPSGPESPGADKDRGSRADETDIQSRAYSAPESEQFTSAPYVPPDPALYDYDNYAPVDPEQDVPPKWPWVVGVVAIVAAVALVASVALLVTRTDNTGLAGPDTSTTTAPPVQDAITTTPPPPPTSEPPPPPPPTTEAPPPPPETVTVTQEPPPPPPPPTEEPAPPPATTSEAPPPPPTTTRPPGPRQVTYSVTGTKAPGDIITVTYIDASGRSRTQRNVYIPWSLTVTPISQSEVGSVQASSLFLVSRLNCSITTSDGTVLSSNTGNAAQTSC; translated from the coding sequence ATGAGCGGGCCTTCAGGACCGGAGTCTCCAGGTGCGGACAAGGATCGCGGGTCCCGCGCCGACGAGACCGACATCCAATCCCGGGCGTACTCCGCGCCGGAGTCCGAGCAGTTCACCAGCGCTCCGTACGTACCGCCGGACCCGGCGTTGTACGACTACGACAACTACGCGCCCGTCGACCCCGAGCAGGATGTCCCGCCCAAATGGCCGTGGGTCGTCGGGGTGGTGGCCATCGTCGCCGCCGTCGCCCTGGTCGCGTCGGTGGCGCTGCTGGTGACCCGGACCGACAACACCGGCCTGGCCGGACCGGACACCTCGACGACGACGGCACCGCCGGTGCAGGACGCGATCACCACCACGCCACCCCCGCCGCCGACCAGTGAGCCGCCGCCCCCACCGCCGCCGACGACCGAGGCGCCGCCCCCGCCGCCGGAGACCGTGACGGTGACCCAGGAACCGCCACCGCCACCGCCGCCGCCGACCGAGGAGCCCGCGCCGCCGCCGGCCACCACCTCCGAGGCGCCGCCGCCCCCGCCGACGACCACCCGGCCCCCCGGCCCCCGCCAGGTGACGTACTCGGTCACCGGCACCAAGGCTCCTGGCGACATCATCACCGTCACCTATATCGACGCGTCCGGGCGTAGTCGCACCCAGCGCAACGTCTACATTCCGTGGTCGCTGACCGTCACACCGATCTCGCAGTCCGAGGTCGGTTCGGTCCAGGCGTCGAGCTTGTTCTTGGTCAGCCGGCTGAACTGCTCGATCACCACAAGCGATGGCACCGTGCTGTCGTCCAACACCGGTAACGCCGCACAGACAAGTTGCTGA
- a CDS encoding cytochrome c oxidase subunit 3 yields the protein MTSAVGTSGTAITSRVHSLNRPNMVSVGTIVWLSSELMFFAGLFAMYFTARAQAQGAWPPEPTELNLWLAVPVTAVLIASSFTCQMGVFAAERGDVFGLRRWYVLTFLMGLFFVLGQGYEYIHLVEHGTTIPGSAYGSVFYLATGFHGLHVIGGLIAFIFLLIRTRLSKFTPAQATAAIVVSYYWHFVDIVWIALFAVIYFVR from the coding sequence GTGACGAGCGCTGTTGGGACCTCGGGGACCGCGATTACCTCCCGCGTACATTCGCTGAACAGACCGAACATGGTCAGTGTCGGCACCATTGTGTGGCTTTCCAGTGAGCTGATGTTCTTTGCTGGACTGTTCGCGATGTACTTCACCGCGCGTGCGCAGGCCCAGGGTGCCTGGCCGCCGGAGCCGACCGAGCTGAACTTGTGGCTCGCCGTACCGGTGACCGCGGTGCTGATCGCCTCCTCCTTCACCTGTCAGATGGGCGTGTTCGCCGCCGAGCGCGGCGACGTGTTCGGGCTGCGCCGGTGGTACGTGCTCACCTTCCTGATGGGACTGTTCTTCGTCCTCGGCCAGGGCTACGAGTACATCCACCTGGTCGAGCACGGCACCACGATCCCCGGCAGTGCCTACGGGTCGGTCTTCTATCTGGCCACCGGCTTCCACGGCCTGCACGTCATCGGCGGTCTGATCGCCTTCATCTTCCTGCTCATCCGCACCCGGTTGTCCAAGTTCACGCCCGCCCAGGCAACCGCGGCGATCGTCGTGTCGTACTACTGGCACTTCGTCGACATCGTGTGGATCGCTCTTTTCGCCGTCATCTACTTCGTCCGATGA